One genomic window of Chlamydiales bacterium STE3 includes the following:
- a CDS encoding putative ribosome biogenesis GTPase RsgA (Product derived from UniProtKB/Swiss-Prot:Q7UUZ6;Gene name derived from UniProtKB/Swiss-Prot:Q7UUZ6;EC number derived from UniProtKB/Swiss-Prot:Q7UUZ6), with protein MSKKWIACDIEDSFFGDSRKLHKHEKKKLQSKDRSKFKKTDQSKLFQKNTKPEEESLKAGKVLSITPQGFQVQHEGSLYACSLRGILKKEKTLQKNLVTVGDTVLFEILQGNEGAIAHVEPRKSVLSRADNLSRKKEQLIAANIDIVFIVSSVVVPTLKTTLIDRYIIAAEKGGMEPVVVINKIDLLDKPSSDAENERELLELLKRSYSQAGVKVLAVSTVTGAGIEELKQIMKDKTSVFSGQSGVGKTSIINRLLGSEYKIGTTVERTKKGSHTTTTTQLIPLEQGGFCIDTPGIKSFGVWNLQLEEIEAYFSEIHEMGLQCKFPDCTHTQEEDCAVIHAVENGDILPPRYLSYLSLRESVKENYLRR; from the coding sequence ATGAGTAAAAAATGGATTGCCTGTGATATAGAAGACTCTTTTTTTGGAGATAGCCGAAAACTCCATAAACATGAAAAAAAGAAACTGCAATCTAAAGATCGTTCGAAATTCAAAAAAACAGATCAAAGCAAACTTTTTCAAAAAAATACTAAGCCAGAAGAAGAGTCCCTTAAAGCAGGTAAGGTCCTCTCTATTACACCTCAAGGTTTCCAAGTGCAACATGAAGGAAGCCTCTATGCTTGCTCTTTAAGAGGCATTTTAAAAAAAGAAAAAACCCTACAAAAAAACCTTGTTACAGTTGGTGATACTGTTCTCTTTGAAATCCTTCAGGGAAATGAAGGAGCAATTGCTCACGTCGAACCAAGAAAATCTGTTTTATCACGAGCTGACAACCTATCTAGAAAAAAAGAGCAACTTATTGCCGCTAATATTGATATTGTTTTTATTGTCTCCTCAGTTGTGGTCCCCACTTTAAAAACGACACTTATTGATCGTTACATTATTGCTGCAGAAAAAGGGGGAATGGAGCCCGTGGTGGTGATTAACAAAATCGATCTTCTCGACAAACCTTCATCCGACGCAGAAAACGAACGTGAGCTATTAGAACTCTTAAAACGCAGCTATTCTCAAGCAGGTGTCAAAGTCCTCGCTGTCAGTACGGTTACAGGAGCTGGAATTGAAGAGCTAAAGCAAATAATGAAAGATAAAACTTCTGTTTTCTCCGGACAATCAGGGGTGGGAAAAACTTCTATCATTAATCGACTTCTCGGATCGGAATATAAAATTGGCACCACTGTGGAAAGAACAAAAAAAGGCTCCCATACCACTACAACAACGCAATTAATTCCTTTGGAACAAGGAGGATTTTGCATTGACACTCCAGGAATTAAAAGCTTTGGAGTTTGGAATTTGCAACTTGAAGAGATTGAAGCCTACTTTTCTGAAATTCATGAAATGGGACTTCAATGCAAGTTTCCAGACTGTACGCATACTCAAGAAGAGGACTGTGCCGTCATTCATGCTGTAGAGAATGGAGATATTCTTCCTCCTCGTTATCTTTCTTATCTTTCGTTAAGAGAGAGTGTTAAAGAAAATTACCTGCGCCGTTGA
- a CDS encoding Uncharacterized protein (Product derived from UniProtKB/Trembl:D1RAL8) has translation MRMLKFASLPRAFSHLINALLSFIYPPICIHCESVLSQGYTLICQPCFLELEMLSHQERCRNCFNILDTRHAQCTTCKSALFTGISAVFDYTGAATTFYNKLKTMHGSYLCRSASSFMAMQYLQTNWPLPDIIVPLPQSWGEMFFNSHHHTGLIAQELALLFNRPYQTVFHYHFKKKRFSLANEGILKNKNVLLVGDLLTTQGKMHQYAEILAEGYPKNLYGITLCQVQ, from the coding sequence ATGAGAATGCTAAAGTTTGCCAGCCTTCCTAGAGCTTTTTCCCACCTTATTAATGCCCTTTTGTCCTTTATCTATCCCCCAATCTGCATTCATTGCGAAAGCGTCCTTTCGCAAGGATACACCCTCATTTGCCAACCCTGTTTTTTGGAATTGGAAATGCTCTCTCATCAAGAACGTTGTCGCAACTGCTTTAACATTTTAGATACGCGGCATGCACAGTGCACTACGTGCAAGTCAGCACTTTTTACAGGTATCAGCGCCGTTTTTGATTATACAGGAGCCGCTACAACTTTTTACAATAAACTCAAAACAATGCACGGAAGCTATCTCTGCCGATCGGCAAGCAGTTTTATGGCCATGCAATACCTTCAGACGAATTGGCCGCTTCCCGATATTATTGTCCCCCTCCCCCAATCGTGGGGAGAAATGTTTTTCAACAGCCATCATCATACCGGCTTAATTGCGCAAGAGTTAGCCTTATTGTTTAACCGCCCCTATCAGACGGTTTTTCATTACCATTTCAAGAAAAAAAGGTTCTCTCTTGCTAACGAAGGAATATTAAAAAATAAAAATGTGCTTTTAGTTGGCGACCTTTTAACAACTCAGGGTAAGATGCACCAATATGCAGAAATTTTAGCAGAAGGCTACCCAAAAAATTTATATGGAATCACCTTATGTCAGGTCCAGTAA
- a CDS encoding Xaa-Pro dipeptidase (Product derived from UniProtKB/Swiss-Prot:P81535;Gene name derived from UniProtKB/Swiss-Prot:P81535;EC number derived from UniProtKB/Swiss-Prot:P81535), which yields MNYFIRISRLQNKMEEKHCSAFLVTNLVDIFYLTGLVLSAGKILVTSEQAILMVDGRYIEVCRANSPIPVVLAEKNTLWDLLERQPHLAIDSEAISYQSFLDLQEEANKRSIILTPLRGMFQSLRAIKESEEIAKLKDSANLCVSGFEFLLTQLKEGVSEQNLATRLEQYWKNQGRTSLSFEPIIAFGANSSMPHYRAGNTLLKKGDLVLIDIGVALDHYHSDMTRVVFFGEENAQLKEIYEIVLAAFNKAIALCQPGTLIGDLDEAARSVIREAGYGDYFNHSLGHGVGLEVHEFPIIKQKMSYSQQSLQEGMVITVEPGIYLPEIGGIRIEDTIVITKDGCESLIQSKFYHRVYV from the coding sequence ATGAATTATTTTATACGCATTAGTCGCCTGCAAAATAAGATGGAAGAAAAGCACTGTTCCGCTTTTTTAGTGACAAATTTGGTAGATATTTTTTATTTGACAGGCCTTGTTCTCTCTGCAGGGAAAATTCTAGTGACAAGTGAACAAGCCATTTTAATGGTCGATGGGCGTTATATTGAAGTCTGTCGGGCAAATAGTCCTATTCCAGTTGTTTTAGCTGAGAAAAACACCCTATGGGACCTTTTAGAGAGGCAGCCGCACCTTGCGATCGACAGCGAAGCGATTTCCTATCAATCTTTCTTAGATTTGCAAGAAGAAGCTAATAAAAGATCGATTATCCTCACTCCGTTAAGAGGAATGTTTCAAAGTTTGCGTGCCATTAAAGAAAGTGAAGAAATTGCAAAGCTTAAAGATTCTGCCAATTTGTGTGTGAGCGGGTTTGAGTTTCTTCTTACTCAGTTAAAAGAAGGGGTGTCTGAACAAAATCTAGCAACCCGTCTTGAACAGTACTGGAAAAATCAAGGAAGGACAAGTTTGAGCTTTGAGCCAATTATTGCCTTCGGTGCCAATTCCTCAATGCCTCATTACCGCGCTGGAAACACCCTATTAAAAAAGGGAGACCTTGTTCTTATCGATATAGGCGTTGCACTAGATCACTACCATTCGGATATGACACGAGTGGTCTTTTTTGGAGAAGAAAATGCTCAACTCAAAGAAATTTATGAGATTGTCCTTGCTGCTTTTAATAAGGCCATTGCCCTTTGCCAGCCAGGTACATTAATAGGGGATTTGGATGAAGCAGCACGTTCTGTGATTAGAGAGGCGGGATATGGCGACTATTTCAATCACAGCTTGGGACATGGCGTAGGACTTGAGGTACACGAGTTCCCTATTATTAAGCAGAAAATGAGCTATAGCCAGCAATCTTTACAAGAGGGCATGGTCATCACAGTGGAACCTGGTATTTACCTTCCGGAAATTGGAGGGATTCGCATTGAAGATACCATTGTTATCACAAAAGATGGCTGTGAGAGTTTGATACAAAGTAAGTTTTATCATAGGGTGTATGTTTAG
- a CDS encoding CCA-adding enzyme (Product derived from UniProtKB/Trembl:F8KVF5;Gene name derived from UniProtKB/Trembl:F8KVF5;EC number derived from UniProtKB/Trembl:F8KVF5), translating to MEIQASAINIVNKLARHGYIAYFAGGWVRDLILGHPSEDIDIATNAPVEVILDLFPRTILVGLNFGVVVVAMDGHQFEVSTFRRDVEYINGRKPERIEKASPQEDALRRDFTINGMFYDPIENVIHDYVQGMEDIKKKVIRTIGDPQERFVEDRLRMIRAFRFAARFEFTITLETQEAIEENADTLFPSVAIERVWQEFCKMSAYSHFDQALIEMHRLKLLPVIFPSLAKVHLTDLKKRVRPLNRYPKRFPTVLFLLELFPDASGQELFALCRYLKIPVKDQKLLEFFYQSREKFLRNSDKGLELVDWARFYAHNESELFIQIALIHLEKDEAIQFKEKHVARQTLLASHVQRLKDKTPLISSAALKEEGISPGKQMGLLLKEAEDYAINHDTENVAEVIHHLKQSINWPKS from the coding sequence ATGGAAATACAAGCCTCCGCCATCAATATTGTCAATAAACTAGCCAGGCATGGCTATATCGCCTACTTCGCGGGAGGATGGGTTCGAGACCTCATTCTAGGGCATCCATCCGAAGATATTGACATTGCTACAAATGCACCAGTAGAGGTGATTCTCGATCTTTTTCCAAGAACGATTTTAGTTGGATTAAATTTTGGTGTTGTGGTCGTCGCAATGGATGGCCACCAATTTGAAGTCTCCACCTTCCGCAGAGATGTTGAGTACATAAATGGTCGAAAGCCCGAGCGAATTGAAAAGGCTTCCCCACAGGAAGATGCTTTAAGAAGAGACTTTACGATCAATGGGATGTTTTACGATCCTATTGAAAATGTGATCCATGATTATGTGCAAGGGATGGAAGACATCAAAAAAAAAGTCATCCGCACGATTGGTGATCCCCAAGAAAGGTTTGTAGAAGACCGCCTCCGCATGATTCGTGCCTTCCGCTTTGCGGCTCGTTTTGAATTTACCATCACTTTAGAAACTCAAGAAGCTATCGAAGAAAATGCCGATACGCTTTTTCCCTCAGTTGCAATCGAAAGAGTCTGGCAAGAATTTTGCAAAATGAGTGCCTACAGCCATTTCGATCAGGCTCTTATCGAAATGCACCGTTTAAAACTGCTTCCTGTTATCTTTCCTTCTTTAGCAAAAGTGCACTTAACTGATCTTAAAAAAAGAGTCCGCCCTTTAAATCGCTACCCTAAAAGGTTTCCAACCGTTCTCTTTTTATTAGAACTTTTTCCTGATGCTTCTGGGCAAGAGCTATTTGCTCTTTGTCGTTATTTAAAAATTCCTGTCAAAGATCAAAAATTGCTAGAATTTTTTTATCAGAGTCGGGAAAAATTTCTCCGAAATAGCGATAAAGGATTGGAACTCGTCGATTGGGCAAGATTCTATGCGCATAATGAATCTGAGCTTTTTATTCAGATAGCTCTTATTCATCTAGAAAAGGATGAAGCGATTCAATTTAAGGAAAAACATGTGGCTCGCCAAACTTTACTTGCTAGCCATGTCCAACGTTTAAAAGATAAAACCCCTCTTATTTCTTCTGCAGCCTTAAAAGAAGAAGGCATTTCTCCAGGCAAGCAAATGGGCCTGTTATTGAAAGAAGCAGAGGATTACGCGATCAATCATGATACGGAAAACGTTGCAGAAGTTATCCACCACCTCAAACAATCGATCAATTGGCCTAAATCCTAA
- a CDS encoding Uncharacterized protein (Product derived from UniProtKB/Trembl:D1R514) — protein MFSFRQKIFLSYVLVFLVFLTMMSPVASLIVKRIVENAMENRAYELISQIETAPNNEALIRRLKEQKSSMFFRVSVITNDRKILYDSHTKRLLGPRFSQEHFIDHPEVLNAFEKGRGYSEAYSDVLAQQFAYVAVAFDFHGKTYVMRTAFPFRYIKEIVNDFEVGFLVLATAVLVLFSLMTWFIINHLTKPVQNIISAVAFYEENGMESLPEIKSESFSTSDDIAKLAATLNSLSSKVKRQIDFLKQERNEKQVLLESMLEGVVAVDEKMMVTFINVAASKFLGLNRDEWIGRDFRQSEEMQCSTLLETCQIEEKPLTGTIYKEIDGTHLYLDIIAAPKNDNKGAILVMQDKSSHYKILEMRKDFVANASHELKTPITIIKGFAETLHDNASQLPLHVTKDVTEKIVRNCGRMETLIKDLLTLSDIENIPTSRLQECDLQILVEKCRSMVLAVYPDAAIQIKNPEPKEMFLVCDADLLEMAILNLIQNAVKYSNPPAQVQVSLAKTDDTIIMKVADQGIGIAPEDLGKIFERFYRVSKARSQRVGGSGLGLSIVETVIHKHFGKISVVSTLGKGTTFTITLPIRKAEQEEEYF, from the coding sequence ATGTTTAGTTTTCGCCAGAAAATTTTCTTAAGTTACGTTTTGGTTTTTCTCGTTTTTTTGACCATGATGTCACCTGTTGCTTCTTTGATTGTGAAACGTATCGTAGAAAATGCTATGGAAAATCGCGCCTACGAATTGATTTCTCAGATAGAAACAGCACCAAACAACGAGGCCTTAATCAGGCGATTAAAGGAACAGAAATCTTCCATGTTCTTTAGAGTCAGCGTGATCACGAATGACCGCAAAATTCTCTACGATTCTCACACAAAGAGGTTGCTAGGGCCCCGCTTCAGCCAAGAACATTTTATTGATCATCCCGAAGTTCTGAATGCTTTTGAAAAAGGCCGAGGCTATAGCGAAGCTTACTCGGACGTTCTTGCACAACAGTTTGCTTACGTAGCTGTTGCATTTGACTTTCATGGTAAGACTTATGTCATGCGCACCGCTTTTCCTTTTCGCTATATTAAAGAAATTGTAAACGATTTTGAAGTGGGGTTTCTCGTATTAGCAACGGCTGTGCTGGTTCTATTTAGTTTGATGACTTGGTTTATCATTAACCATTTGACAAAACCTGTACAAAACATTATCAGCGCGGTTGCTTTCTATGAAGAAAATGGGATGGAAAGCCTTCCTGAAATCAAATCAGAAAGTTTTAGCACGAGCGATGATATTGCTAAGCTTGCTGCCACCCTGAACTCCCTTTCTTCCAAAGTAAAGCGTCAAATTGATTTTTTAAAACAAGAGCGCAATGAGAAACAGGTCCTCCTTGAGTCGATGCTTGAGGGAGTGGTTGCGGTCGATGAAAAAATGATGGTGACATTCATCAATGTGGCGGCTTCAAAGTTTTTGGGCTTGAATCGCGATGAATGGATAGGTCGAGATTTTCGTCAAAGCGAAGAAATGCAATGTTCTACTCTGCTAGAAACCTGCCAAATCGAAGAGAAACCGCTCACGGGTACGATTTACAAAGAAATTGATGGCACACACCTTTATTTAGATATTATTGCAGCTCCAAAAAATGATAATAAGGGAGCCATTCTTGTGATGCAGGATAAGTCGTCGCATTACAAAATTTTAGAGATGCGCAAGGATTTTGTTGCGAATGCTTCTCATGAATTAAAGACGCCGATCACAATCATTAAAGGTTTTGCTGAGACTTTGCATGATAATGCAAGCCAGTTGCCTCTTCACGTCACTAAAGATGTGACCGAAAAGATTGTGCGGAACTGTGGCAGAATGGAAACGCTGATTAAAGATCTTTTAACCTTGTCTGATATTGAAAATATCCCCACTTCCAGGTTACAGGAATGCGATTTACAAATCCTTGTGGAAAAATGTCGCTCGATGGTCTTAGCTGTTTATCCCGATGCAGCTATTCAAATCAAAAACCCTGAACCGAAAGAGATGTTTCTCGTTTGTGATGCAGATCTTTTGGAAATGGCGATTTTAAACCTTATCCAGAATGCTGTTAAATATTCCAATCCTCCTGCGCAGGTGCAGGTTTCTCTTGCTAAAACGGACGACACCATCATCATGAAGGTTGCCGACCAGGGTATTGGAATTGCTCCCGAAGATTTGGGGAAAATTTTTGAGCGTTTCTATCGCGTGAGTAAAGCCAGAAGCCAGCGTGTGGGAGGATCAGGTTTAGGGTTATCGATTGTGGAAACTGTCATCCATAAGCATTTCGGGAAGATTTCCGTTGTATCCACTCTTGGTAAGGGCACAACCTTTACGATTACTTTGCCAATCCGCAAAGCTGAGCAGGAAGAAGAGTACTTTTAA
- a CDS encoding Uncharacterized protein (Product derived from UniProtKB/Trembl:D1RAL9) — MRSHKVFYFLFLSLCSFGCIRLYYFLTDDFRLSNITHDVESKTEWNFASLEKNEKAQLKEILNQEFTYLGKGAQVYAFASKDGQWVIKFFKFKHLKPSLFISLLPSVPPFKSFKEANIQRKKRKLEGVFAGYRIAYLFDKENSGLFYVHFNKTKDLHSTVTLIDKLGFKHKVDLDPTVFIVQKKGQTLRQTLDTYLQKGDLDTALQRVNQILDMYLSEYANGVWDRDHGISHNTGFIADKPLHLDVGKFSHDDKMKEKEVYKNDLLHVGYKISAWVKQNYPKYHPAILQGLEEHLSVLLNENAKVCQPS; from the coding sequence GTGCGTTCTCACAAAGTATTCTATTTCCTCTTTTTGTCTTTATGCTCTTTTGGCTGTATAAGGCTCTACTACTTTTTAACAGATGACTTTCGCCTAAGCAATATCACTCATGATGTAGAAAGCAAAACGGAATGGAATTTCGCCTCTTTAGAGAAAAATGAGAAAGCCCAGCTAAAAGAGATCCTTAACCAAGAGTTCACCTATTTAGGCAAAGGAGCACAGGTCTATGCTTTCGCCAGCAAGGATGGACAGTGGGTAATTAAATTTTTTAAATTTAAACACTTGAAACCATCCCTTTTTATTAGTCTCCTTCCCTCGGTTCCGCCTTTTAAGAGTTTTAAAGAAGCTAATATCCAACGCAAAAAAAGAAAATTAGAAGGCGTTTTTGCAGGCTACCGCATTGCTTATCTTTTTGATAAAGAAAATTCTGGTCTATTTTATGTTCATTTTAACAAAACAAAGGATCTCCATTCTACCGTCACCTTGATAGACAAACTAGGTTTTAAACATAAAGTAGACCTCGATCCCACTGTCTTTATCGTACAAAAAAAAGGACAAACGCTACGCCAAACACTCGATACCTATTTACAAAAAGGAGATCTCGACACAGCACTACAGAGGGTGAATCAAATACTAGACATGTACCTCTCAGAGTATGCGAATGGGGTGTGGGATAGAGACCATGGCATTTCTCACAATACAGGTTTTATCGCTGACAAACCTTTACATTTAGATGTTGGCAAATTCTCCCATGATGACAAAATGAAAGAAAAAGAGGTTTACAAGAACGATCTTCTTCATGTTGGCTATAAAATCAGTGCTTGGGTTAAACAAAATTATCCCAAATACCATCCAGCAATTTTACAAGGATTAGAAGAACATTTAAGCGTGCTTTTGAATGAGAATGCTAAAGTTTGCCAGCCTTCCTAG
- a CDS encoding putative tRNA/rRNA methyltransferase YsgA (Product derived from UniProtKB/Swiss-Prot:P94538;Gene name derived from UniProtKB/Swiss-Prot:P94538;EC number derived from UniProtKB/Swiss-Prot:P94538): MRTITSLSNPYIKHLTKLRQNAFYRKQEKRAVIEGKHLVYEHSYLHALLVTDKALIPASTNAKGIYLIDEAIMRKISGTEHPEGIIAEVNLPDESPLIHCQSLLALDGVSDPGNLGTLFRTACAFGWPGIFLLPNCCDPFNDKALRAAKGATFKIPFRQGSFNELKEIAEISKLKPLCADLSGSPPETFSSENILLVIGNESKGLSHEVKAYCKAITLPMQDMESLNASVAGGILLYLFRKSLL, translated from the coding sequence ATGCGCACAATTACCAGCCTTTCTAATCCCTACATTAAACATCTCACTAAGCTTCGCCAAAATGCTTTTTACCGAAAACAGGAAAAAAGAGCGGTCATAGAAGGGAAGCATTTAGTCTATGAGCATTCGTATCTTCATGCCCTCTTAGTGACCGACAAAGCATTAATTCCAGCATCTACAAACGCTAAAGGAATCTACCTTATCGATGAAGCCATTATGCGCAAAATAAGCGGGACAGAGCATCCTGAAGGAATTATTGCAGAAGTGAATCTCCCCGATGAATCCCCACTTATTCATTGTCAATCTCTTTTAGCTTTAGATGGCGTGAGCGATCCAGGAAATCTAGGAACGCTTTTTCGAACAGCTTGTGCCTTTGGCTGGCCGGGCATTTTTCTTCTGCCCAATTGCTGTGATCCATTTAATGACAAAGCGCTCCGCGCAGCTAAGGGAGCCACTTTCAAAATACCGTTTAGACAGGGCAGCTTTAATGAACTCAAAGAAATTGCAGAAATTTCTAAACTAAAGCCTTTATGTGCAGACTTATCAGGCTCCCCTCCAGAGACCTTTTCTTCTGAGAATATTCTTCTTGTCATCGGCAATGAATCAAAAGGCCTCTCTCATGAGGTAAAAGCGTACTGCAAAGCAATTACCTTGCCTATGCAGGATATGGAATCCCTTAACGCTTCTGTTGCAGGGGGGATTCTCCTATACCTTTTTAGGAAGTCTTTGCTGTAA
- a CDS encoding DNA mismatch repair protein MutL (Product derived from UniProtKB/Swiss-Prot:B1ZZY2;Gene name derived from UniProtKB/Swiss-Prot:B1ZZY2) → MVMASKIRVLDELTINQIAAGEVIENPSSVVKELVENALDAGSTEITIEIKTGGRQLIRVTDNGCGMSRDDALLCIERHATSKLKRFDDLSALMTMGFRGEALPSVASISQFQLTTRTAGQQEELGTMLIVEGGRILKCTTCPRAIGTTIEVKNLFYNVPVRRKFQKSPTYDANEILKSVTALSLAHPDIRFELISDNKTQLSTPGNLQGFLEALKLRARDALGSEFVEELIPLSREENGYKVEGYFSLPFHHRPNRQSQFLFVNGRFVSSTLVSLAARDGYGPSMPPNRYPAFVLHLNLPCDEFDINVHPQKKEVRFRREDKLKEFITRSFENALQGNLKTPIILNEEIFKEFESGSPSFSFQYASYTPAEKEKTFSLPFKNVVEEKPLQLPKMALKPLCIASFKDYIVLENAPEHFSAQDGICLIQKNHAYARILYERALKSLNEQQGAFGSQALLIPVTIELVPEDAAVLRLHLQAFGKLGFEIREFGQHTFFIESLPEHLNSENGEEVIRKMVAVLKDGEGGLSWQKGENQKIALAAAKSVQKKGLMSVTEAQQLVNQLLDCQQPYFSPNGQPVFAFLNEEILKNLFKK, encoded by the coding sequence TTGGTTATGGCATCAAAAATTCGCGTTCTAGATGAACTGACAATCAACCAAATTGCTGCTGGAGAGGTCATTGAAAATCCTTCTTCAGTTGTAAAGGAACTAGTTGAAAATGCTTTAGACGCGGGCAGTACTGAAATTACCATTGAAATCAAAACGGGAGGGCGCCAGCTTATTCGTGTGACTGATAACGGCTGTGGGATGAGCCGTGATGATGCCCTTCTTTGCATTGAGCGTCACGCGACATCAAAGCTCAAGCGTTTTGACGACCTCTCTGCACTGATGACAATGGGTTTTCGTGGGGAAGCTCTCCCTTCGGTTGCCTCCATTTCACAGTTTCAACTAACGACGCGCACCGCAGGGCAACAAGAGGAATTGGGAACGATGCTAATTGTGGAAGGAGGCCGTATTTTAAAGTGTACAACATGCCCGCGAGCCATCGGAACAACCATCGAAGTCAAAAACTTATTCTACAATGTGCCCGTACGACGAAAATTCCAAAAATCTCCTACCTACGATGCCAATGAAATTTTAAAGAGTGTAACTGCTCTTTCTTTAGCCCATCCAGATATTCGGTTTGAACTTATCTCAGACAACAAAACGCAGCTTAGCACCCCGGGAAATCTTCAGGGTTTTCTCGAAGCGTTGAAACTGCGTGCAAGGGATGCCTTGGGTTCCGAATTCGTTGAAGAGCTTATCCCTTTATCTCGGGAAGAAAATGGGTATAAAGTGGAAGGCTACTTTAGTTTACCTTTTCATCATCGTCCTAATCGTCAATCGCAGTTTTTATTTGTAAATGGCCGTTTTGTCTCTTCGACTTTAGTCTCTTTGGCCGCAAGAGATGGGTATGGCCCTTCAATGCCCCCTAACCGCTACCCCGCTTTTGTTCTGCATTTAAACTTGCCATGCGATGAATTTGATATCAATGTGCATCCGCAAAAAAAAGAGGTCCGTTTTAGAAGAGAAGATAAACTCAAGGAGTTTATCACACGTTCTTTTGAAAACGCTTTACAAGGGAATTTAAAAACACCCATTATTCTTAATGAGGAAATTTTTAAGGAGTTTGAGTCTGGATCTCCTAGTTTTTCTTTTCAATATGCCTCCTACACGCCCGCTGAAAAAGAAAAAACATTCTCTCTACCTTTTAAAAATGTTGTTGAAGAAAAGCCTCTTCAGCTTCCCAAAATGGCGTTAAAGCCGCTTTGTATTGCCAGCTTTAAGGACTACATTGTTCTTGAAAATGCTCCAGAGCATTTTTCAGCGCAAGACGGTATTTGTTTAATTCAAAAAAATCATGCTTATGCTCGAATTCTTTATGAGAGGGCCTTGAAGTCTTTAAATGAACAGCAAGGAGCGTTTGGTTCCCAAGCTCTTTTAATTCCTGTGACAATTGAACTTGTTCCTGAAGATGCGGCAGTCTTGCGTCTTCATCTCCAAGCTTTTGGAAAACTTGGCTTTGAGATTAGAGAATTTGGGCAGCACACTTTCTTCATTGAATCGTTACCCGAACATTTAAATTCAGAAAACGGCGAGGAGGTCATCCGGAAAATGGTTGCTGTTTTGAAAGATGGAGAAGGAGGGTTAAGCTGGCAAAAAGGGGAAAATCAGAAAATTGCCTTGGCTGCAGCTAAGAGTGTACAAAAAAAAGGGTTAATGAGTGTGACTGAAGCACAGCAGCTGGTTAATCAGCTGTTAGATTGTCAACAGCCTTATTTTTCGCCCAATGGTCAGCCAGTTTTTGCTTTTTTAAACGAAGAAATTCTGAAAAATTTATTTAAAAAGTAG